A region from the Desulfoglaeba alkanexedens ALDC genome encodes:
- a CDS encoding rhodanese-like domain-containing protein — MKVKTLLTALIVFLAVGFSTAYGADPANGTLDLVAGEKKILAEFKKEIPIDRIINVEQFKKIVDEVNAGTREAYLLDLRSAPEFYTFHIEGADNIHAGHVYTIPRHIADANAEIYIYCRTSHRAFYVAHFLYDYGYTNIWLVDGGMLAWLKAGYPVVNQYMGKFVAKYENFDNDYSSDYRETGKYRVREFHPY; from the coding sequence ATGAAGGTCAAAACTCTCCTTACCGCTTTAATCGTTTTCCTTGCTGTCGGTTTTTCCACGGCCTACGGCGCTGACCCGGCAAATGGGACATTGGATTTAGTAGCCGGTGAGAAAAAGATTCTCGCGGAATTCAAGAAAGAGATTCCGATTGATCGTATTATCAACGTTGAACAGTTCAAAAAAATAGTTGATGAGGTGAATGCCGGGACTAGAGAAGCCTATCTTCTTGATCTCAGAAGCGCCCCTGAATTTTATACCTTTCATATCGAGGGAGCGGATAATATCCACGCTGGTCATGTGTACACCATCCCCAGGCACATCGCTGACGCGAACGCGGAGATCTATATCTATTGCCGAACATCTCATCGCGCCTTTTATGTTGCCCATTTTCTGTACGACTATGGGTATACAAATATATGGCTAGTAGATGGCGGAATGTTGGCGTGGCTGAAGGCCGGCTATCCCGTAGTCAATCAGTACATGGGTAAGTTTGTTGCCAAGTATGAAAATTTTGACAACGACTACAGTTCTGATTACCGGGAAACCGGGAAATACCGGGTGCGTGAATTTCATCCTTATTGA
- a CDS encoding PIN domain-containing protein: MRVALDTSILAYAEGVGDAVRCAIAIRLIERLPVELVLVLAQALGELFRVLTGKAKREAAPAREAVMAWADSFEVGDSSWSAFQAAIDLAIDHGFQIWDALIMAVAAENSCRMVLSEDLQAGFIWRGLTVINPFALPSSPLLANILEDG; this comes from the coding sequence GTGCGTGTAGCCCTCGATACGAGTATATTGGCCTATGCCGAGGGGGTCGGCGATGCGGTCCGCTGCGCCATTGCTATCAGGCTGATAGAACGCTTGCCGGTCGAGCTTGTCCTGGTTCTCGCGCAAGCCCTGGGCGAGCTTTTTCGGGTTCTCACGGGAAAGGCAAAACGCGAAGCAGCGCCGGCACGTGAGGCCGTTATGGCCTGGGCCGACAGTTTTGAGGTTGGCGACTCGTCTTGGTCGGCTTTTCAGGCTGCAATCGACCTGGCAATTGATCACGGATTCCAGATTTGGGACGCATTGATCATGGCGGTTGCGGCGGAAAACAGCTGCCGCATGGTGTTGAGTGAAGATTTGCAGGCCGGTTTCATTTGGAGAGGCCTTACCGTGATCAATCCCTTCGCCCTACCCTCCTCACCTCTGCTCGCAAATATCCTGGAAGACGGATGA
- a CDS encoding four helix bundle protein produces the protein MARFEDLAVWKRSARLSAELYKALRDLKDFGFRDQITRAGLSIPSNIAEGFERESAKETTCFLNYAKGSAGELRTQLYIAMDIGYIERETAMAWIRETEEISRMLHGLMKTIRDQKK, from the coding sequence GTGGCGCGCTTCGAGGATCTGGCGGTTTGGAAACGATCTGCCCGCTTGAGTGCCGAGCTCTATAAGGCACTCAGGGACTTGAAAGATTTTGGGTTTCGCGATCAGATTACGCGGGCGGGGCTCTCGATCCCTTCCAACATTGCCGAAGGTTTTGAACGTGAGTCGGCAAAGGAAACGACCTGTTTTCTGAATTATGCGAAGGGCTCGGCAGGCGAATTGAGGACTCAGTTGTACATCGCAATGGACATTGGCTACATCGAACGAGAGACAGCCATGGCGTGGATCAGGGAAACAGAAGAAATCTCACGCATGCTCCACGGTTTGATGAAAACCATACGAGATCAAAAGAAATGA
- a CDS encoding type II toxin-antitoxin system Phd/YefM family antitoxin, giving the protein MKTITAANANRGFSNLLREVGKGEEITILSRGRPVAKITSVSSDILHKKAMKDLLVSRLKAQDVTGSRDWTRDELYGDPACV; this is encoded by the coding sequence ATGAAAACCATCACTGCCGCGAATGCGAATCGTGGTTTTTCCAACCTACTGCGGGAAGTGGGTAAGGGTGAGGAAATCACGATCCTGTCAAGAGGGAGGCCTGTGGCTAAAATCACTTCTGTCAGTTCCGACATATTGCATAAAAAGGCGATGAAAGACCTCTTGGTATCCCGGTTGAAAGCCCAGGACGTGACCGGGTCGCGCGATTGGACCCGTGACGAACTGTATGGCGATCCGGCGTGCGTGTAG